A genomic region of Christiangramia sp. OXR-203 contains the following coding sequences:
- a CDS encoding heavy metal translocating P-type ATPase codes for METINIFETEKKNHKKGIKKSFPVTGMTCAACASSVESILSHTEGVNKAEVNFASSSVLVDYDEATTEEQLQNALRQVGYDIIIDAADPSEVQQELQQKHYQDIKNRTIWSAILTLPIFVLGMFYMQWEPGKWISLVLAFPILFWFGRSFFINAFKQAKHGKANMDTLVALSTGIAFLFSVFNTFFPEFWLSRGIEPHVYYEAATVIITFISLGKLLEEKAKSNTSSAIKKLMGLQPKTLKIIENGEEREIPISSVQVGQTILVRPGEKIPVDGEVSKGSSYVDESMITGEPVPVQKSQGEKVFAGTVNQKGSFQFTAEKVGGETLLSQIIKMVQQAQGSKAPVQKLVDKIAGIFVPVVLGISFVTFIVWMSIGGDNGFSQALLTSVAVLIIACPCALGLATPTAIMVGIGKGAENNILIKDAESLELGHKVNAVILDKTGTITEGKPLVTNILWKDKLENQNDYKKILLSIEAQSEHPLAEAVVNHLKEENIVQAEIISFESITGKGVKAQSEKGSKYYVGNHKLMVEKNIQIDASLIQTAESLEEKAKTVIFFSNEHQVLAILAIADKIKETSKKAIATLQERGIEVYMLTGDNNKTASAVANQVGISNYQGEVMPSDKAAFVEKLQADGKIVAMVGDGINDSHALAQANVSIAMGKGSDIAMDVAKMTLITSDLQSIPKALELSKRTVLGIRQNLFWAFIYNIIGIPIAAGILYPVNGFLLDPMIAGAAMAFSSVSVVANSLRLKRVKL; via the coding sequence ATGGAAACAATCAACATATTTGAAACCGAAAAAAAGAATCATAAAAAGGGAATAAAAAAATCCTTTCCAGTAACAGGTATGACCTGTGCGGCCTGTGCATCCAGTGTTGAATCTATACTCTCACATACCGAAGGTGTGAACAAGGCCGAGGTTAACTTTGCCAGCAGTTCGGTATTGGTGGATTACGACGAAGCCACTACCGAAGAACAATTGCAAAACGCTTTAAGACAGGTCGGTTACGATATTATAATTGATGCCGCAGACCCTTCGGAAGTACAGCAAGAACTTCAGCAAAAGCATTATCAGGACATAAAAAACCGAACCATCTGGTCGGCGATACTTACGCTACCCATTTTTGTGTTGGGAATGTTCTATATGCAATGGGAACCAGGCAAATGGATTTCATTGGTATTGGCCTTTCCAATTCTTTTTTGGTTTGGGCGCAGTTTTTTCATCAATGCCTTCAAGCAGGCCAAACACGGTAAAGCAAATATGGATACCTTGGTGGCGTTGAGTACCGGAATCGCCTTCCTCTTTAGTGTATTCAATACCTTTTTTCCTGAATTTTGGTTAAGTCGTGGCATCGAGCCTCACGTATATTACGAAGCGGCTACCGTGATTATCACCTTTATTTCCTTGGGGAAACTATTGGAAGAAAAGGCAAAATCAAATACATCTTCAGCCATTAAAAAACTAATGGGGCTTCAGCCTAAAACCCTTAAAATTATTGAGAATGGGGAAGAGAGGGAAATCCCTATTTCATCCGTACAGGTGGGTCAGACCATTTTGGTGCGTCCCGGAGAAAAGATTCCGGTGGATGGCGAAGTTTCCAAGGGAAGCTCGTATGTAGATGAAAGTATGATTACGGGAGAACCTGTTCCAGTTCAGAAATCCCAAGGGGAAAAGGTATTCGCCGGTACGGTTAATCAGAAAGGAAGCTTTCAATTTACCGCTGAAAAAGTTGGTGGAGAAACCTTGCTTTCCCAAATTATTAAAATGGTTCAGCAAGCGCAAGGGAGTAAGGCACCGGTTCAAAAACTGGTCGATAAGATTGCCGGTATCTTCGTTCCCGTGGTATTGGGTATTTCCTTTGTAACCTTCATCGTCTGGATGTCTATAGGTGGCGACAATGGCTTTTCACAAGCCTTGTTGACCTCTGTAGCCGTGTTGATTATTGCTTGTCCCTGTGCCTTGGGCTTGGCAACGCCTACCGCCATAATGGTAGGTATCGGCAAGGGAGCAGAAAACAATATTTTGATAAAAGATGCCGAAAGTTTAGAACTTGGCCATAAAGTGAATGCAGTAATCCTTGATAAAACGGGGACGATTACAGAAGGAAAACCATTGGTAACCAACATACTTTGGAAGGACAAGCTTGAAAATCAGAACGATTACAAGAAAATTCTCTTGTCTATCGAAGCACAATCAGAACATCCCTTGGCAGAAGCCGTCGTCAATCATTTAAAAGAGGAAAATATTGTACAAGCAGAAATTATTTCCTTCGAAAGTATCACAGGAAAAGGCGTAAAGGCCCAATCAGAGAAAGGTTCAAAATATTATGTGGGCAACCATAAACTTATGGTTGAAAAGAATATTCAAATCGACGCTTCTTTGATACAAACAGCAGAAAGTCTGGAAGAGAAAGCAAAAACAGTCATATTTTTTAGTAACGAACATCAAGTTCTTGCGATACTTGCCATTGCGGACAAGATTAAAGAAACTTCAAAAAAAGCCATAGCTACGCTTCAAGAAAGAGGCATCGAGGTCTATATGCTCACGGGAGATAACAATAAAACGGCTTCTGCCGTGGCAAATCAAGTAGGGATTTCAAATTACCAGGGCGAAGTAATGCCTTCGGACAAAGCGGCTTTTGTCGAAAAATTACAGGCGGACGGAAAAATAGTCGCAATGGTTGGCGATGGTATCAACGATTCGCACGCTTTGGCGCAAGCCAATGTAAGTATTGCAATGGGTAAAGGTTCGGACATAGCAATGGATGTCGCAAAAATGACCTTGATAACGTCAGATTTGCAATCCATCCCAAAAGCATTGGAACTGTCAAAAAGAACCGTGTTGGGCATACGTCAAAACTTATTTTGGGCATTCATTTATAACATCATCGGTATTCCAATTGCAGCGGGAATTCTGTATCCCGTAAACGGTTTTTTATTGGACCCGATGATTGCAGGCGCAGCAATGGCATTCAGTAGTGTATCTGTTGTTGCAAATAGCTTAAGACTTAAACGAGTAAAACTTTAA
- a CDS encoding heavy-metal-associated domain-containing protein, with the protein MKTLKFKTNINCGGCVSKVTPFLNKQEGVESWEVDTANPNKILTIESDGATKEDVTSTLQKVGFKAEPVD; encoded by the coding sequence ATGAAAACTTTAAAATTTAAAACAAATATCAATTGTGGTGGGTGTGTATCGAAAGTAACCCCTTTTTTAAACAAACAAGAAGGTGTAGAAAGTTGGGAAGTAGATACTGCCAATCCTAATAAAATCTTAACCATTGAAAGCGATGGTGCAACTAAAGAAGACGTAACATCTACTTTGCAAAAAGTAGGATTTAAAGCGGAACCTGTAGATTAA
- a CDS encoding DUF3347 domain-containing protein has translation MKSIFNILIVLSVVLSTTTGFAQIKNPTRETVKILGNCDTCKSAIENAGKLKNVASVTWNKDSKMAEISFDSEKTNRDEILKRIALAGYDNDEYLAPDAAYAQLAEYCKYERQQKQPIRAMDHTKMEKKKNKPMEEMTMPEMTETNPMEAVFNNYFAIKDALVKTNATIANGKSAEWLTILKNLKTEALTAEGQTAVTKVMPSLMEAAKSITATKDIGKQRETFKVLSKYMHDIISVYDTNETLYYQYCPMQDANWLSKDKTVKNPYYGSQMLSCGSTVETIDTKN, from the coding sequence ATGAAATCAATATTTAACATATTGATAGTGCTATCGGTGGTGCTATCAACAACTACGGGCTTCGCCCAAATTAAAAACCCAACAAGGGAAACTGTAAAAATTCTCGGTAACTGCGATACGTGTAAATCAGCTATCGAAAATGCGGGAAAGCTTAAAAATGTGGCCAGCGTTACTTGGAACAAGGACAGCAAAATGGCAGAAATAAGCTTCGATTCCGAAAAAACAAATCGGGACGAAATATTAAAACGCATCGCGTTGGCAGGTTATGACAACGACGAATATCTGGCACCGGATGCTGCTTATGCACAACTTGCCGAATATTGCAAGTACGAAAGACAGCAAAAGCAGCCCATAAGGGCTATGGACCATACCAAAATGGAGAAGAAAAAAAATAAACCAATGGAAGAAATGACAATGCCTGAAATGACGGAAACAAATCCAATGGAAGCCGTGTTCAATAATTATTTTGCTATAAAAGATGCCCTGGTAAAAACCAATGCGACGATAGCGAATGGAAAATCTGCGGAATGGTTGACTATATTAAAAAACTTGAAAACAGAAGCGTTGACGGCGGAAGGGCAAACCGCTGTAACCAAGGTAATGCCATCTTTAATGGAAGCCGCAAAAAGCATTACAGCAACCAAGGATATTGGCAAGCAACGGGAAACATTCAAGGTTCTGTCAAAATATATGCACGATATAATTTCTGTTTACGATACCAATGAGACCCTTTATTACCAATACTGCCCAATGCAGGATGCCAATTGGTTGAGCAAGGACAAGACCGTTAAAAATCCCTATTATGGTTCTCAAATGTTAAGCTGTGGCTCTACCGTGGAAACTATTGACACTAAAAATTGA
- a CDS encoding multicopper oxidase family protein, whose protein sequence is MKKIIIIILFLETLSIKAQNIVRYDLYVRDTIVNFTGKEKRAIAVNGQIPMPTLTFTEGDIAEIYVHNELDEETALHWHGLFLPNKEDGVPYLTQMPIPPHTVHKYTFPIIQHGTHWYHSHFGLQEQIGMYGSMILNKRPDDKTFRKGIDDLPTIPIVLSEWTDLKPENVHRMLHNASDWFAIQKGTTQSYAEAIKKGHFKTKLHNEWKRMLAMDVSDVYYDKFLINGKSENEDTSLKGLKAGDKVRLRVSNGGASSYFWLTYAGGKITVVANDGNDVEPVDVDRMFIAVSETYDVVVTIPADNTAFEFLVTPEDRTKSASIYLGEGIKKLTERLPKLKYFEGMEMMNEMMKMNGDLDQMGMSMSMQQMDMNVVMYPEITGPEDNGKDKKMEMDGEDPNGHKIDGKQDMDGMKMSEAMYKSNELANITTLNYAMLKSPTVTKLPQDAPIKELHFTLTGNMNRYVWSLDNKVISESDKILIKKGEKVRITLYNNSMMRHPMHLHGHDFRLLNSQGEYAPLKNVVDIMPMETDVIEFEANVEGDWFFHCHILYHMMSGMGRVFSYENQEPNPLIPNPELALRKLKGDDRDFHLMVENDFATNGNDGLLMAQSTRWSFGTEWRLGYNDMHGYETETHIGRYIGKMQWLIPFVGFDWRYRKLGHNEVEENLFSQKNTKDKRSLVSIGVNYTLPMLVMAQAEIFTDGNIRLQFERNDIPVTQRLRMNLMWNTDKEYMAGLRYITTRNLGITTHFDSDMGFGVGLNLNY, encoded by the coding sequence ATGAAAAAAATTATAATAATAATCCTGTTTCTCGAAACGCTTTCCATAAAGGCACAAAATATAGTGCGCTACGACCTATATGTTCGTGATACCATCGTAAATTTTACGGGTAAGGAAAAACGTGCCATCGCAGTGAACGGACAAATACCAATGCCAACGCTAACGTTCACAGAAGGCGACATTGCCGAAATTTATGTGCACAATGAGTTGGATGAAGAAACAGCCCTGCATTGGCACGGTCTGTTTTTGCCCAATAAGGAAGATGGCGTACCTTACCTTACCCAAATGCCCATTCCGCCGCATACCGTCCATAAATATACCTTCCCAATCATACAGCACGGGACCCATTGGTACCACAGCCATTTTGGGCTTCAGGAACAGATTGGTATGTATGGTTCTATGATTTTGAACAAGAGACCGGACGATAAGACCTTCAGAAAAGGCATTGACGACCTGCCCACCATTCCCATAGTATTGAGCGAATGGACGGACTTGAAACCAGAAAATGTGCATCGTATGCTCCACAACGCATCCGACTGGTTTGCCATACAAAAAGGGACTACACAGAGTTATGCCGAGGCTATTAAAAAGGGGCACTTTAAAACAAAACTTCATAATGAATGGAAACGGATGCTTGCAATGGACGTGAGCGATGTGTATTATGACAAATTCCTCATCAATGGCAAAAGTGAAAATGAAGATACATCCCTCAAGGGCTTAAAAGCTGGCGATAAAGTACGGCTGCGCGTTTCAAATGGCGGTGCTTCCAGTTATTTTTGGCTTACCTACGCCGGTGGTAAAATAACCGTGGTGGCCAACGACGGTAATGATGTGGAACCTGTGGATGTTGATAGAATGTTTATTGCTGTATCAGAAACCTATGATGTGGTTGTTACCATTCCTGCGGACAATACTGCCTTTGAATTTTTAGTAACACCGGAAGACCGTACAAAATCGGCTTCCATATATCTTGGAGAGGGCATTAAAAAACTTACGGAACGGCTTCCAAAACTGAAATATTTTGAAGGTATGGAAATGATGAACGAAATGATGAAGATGAACGGCGATCTGGACCAAATGGGAATGAGTATGAGTATGCAGCAAATGGATATGAACGTGGTGATGTATCCTGAAATAACCGGTCCTGAGGATAACGGAAAAGACAAGAAAATGGAAATGGATGGCGAAGATCCTAATGGCCACAAAATCGATGGAAAACAGGATATGGATGGAATGAAGATGAGCGAAGCTATGTACAAGAGCAACGAACTTGCAAACATTACGACCCTCAACTACGCTATGTTGAAATCGCCTACGGTAACAAAACTTCCACAGGATGCACCCATAAAGGAACTGCACTTTACGTTAACCGGCAATATGAACCGTTATGTTTGGAGCTTGGACAATAAGGTTATTTCAGAAAGCGATAAAATATTAATAAAAAAAGGGGAGAAAGTAAGGATTACCCTGTATAACAATTCAATGATGCGACACCCGATGCACCTGCACGGCCACGACTTTAGGTTGCTCAACAGCCAAGGCGAGTATGCACCGCTAAAAAATGTAGTGGATATTATGCCTATGGAAACCGATGTTATCGAGTTTGAGGCCAATGTAGAAGGCGACTGGTTTTTTCACTGCCACATATTGTACCATATGATGAGCGGTATGGGCAGGGTTTTCAGTTATGAAAACCAAGAGCCAAATCCTTTGATACCAAACCCTGAATTGGCGTTAAGAAAATTAAAAGGTGACGACCGGGATTTCCACCTGATGGTAGAAAACGATTTTGCGACCAACGGAAATGATGGATTGCTGATGGCTCAAAGTACACGATGGAGTTTTGGCACCGAATGGCGTTTGGGCTACAATGATATGCACGGTTATGAAACAGAAACACACATAGGAAGGTATATTGGAAAAATGCAGTGGCTGATACCGTTTGTTGGGTTTGATTGGCGCTATAGAAAATTGGGACATAATGAGGTTGAGGAAAATTTGTTTAGCCAAAAAAACACCAAAGATAAACGCTCTTTAGTGAGCATAGGAGTCAATTACACCCTACCGATGTTGGTAATGGCACAAGCAGAAATATTTACGGACGGTAATATCAGGTTACAATTTGAGCGCAATGATATACCCGTAACCCAAAGGTTGCGTATGAACCTGATGTGGAATACAGATAAGGAATATATGGCAGGTTTGCGTTATATCACAACACGTAATTTGGGGATTACCACTCATTTCGACAGTGATATGGGTTTTGGAGTCGGTCTTAATTTAAATTATTAA
- a CDS encoding four-helix bundle copper-binding protein, whose product MRNEKLIKALGNCINHCNFCADACLDEDDVKMMVDCIRIDHVCAEACSALSQILATSYKDVQGLVDYCKKVCEKCAQECDKHDAQHCKDCAKACRECAEACATFKA is encoded by the coding sequence ATGAGAAATGAAAAACTAATTAAAGCCCTTGGAAATTGTATTAACCATTGTAATTTTTGTGCAGATGCCTGTCTTGATGAAGATGATGTAAAGATGATGGTAGATTGTATTCGTATAGACCATGTTTGTGCTGAAGCCTGTTCTGCCTTAAGTCAAATTTTAGCAACCAGTTATAAAGATGTACAGGGGTTAGTTGATTATTGCAAAAAAGTATGCGAAAAATGTGCTCAGGAATGTGATAAACATGATGCACAGCACTGTAAGGATTGTGCGAAAGCATGTCGCGAATGTGCAGAAGCTTGTGCTACTTTTAAAGCTTAA
- a CDS encoding potassium channel family protein: MEIYLIIGIILYVAIVLDILQTTLSMQGGGWLTSRFSHFFWKFLLLISGRNGNSKLLAHAGYFLLISIVLIWVFFLWASMVFILYSSPGSIIDSTTKIPAGFWQITYYSGFTVSTLGMGDYVASTDLWRVLTTIYSFTGLILLTMSVTYFIPVLSAVIDQRKLGISLSTLGSSPEEIVMSAWNGENFDRLTGKIDEISDSIIKYSQQHRAYPVIHYFHNNKGKNAIILQLARLYEALLIISDQIKEEFRPDSKDIKPLIVAYDNYFEVIAEVTHMRLLPSGPPASTTHRLLEKELILENFDTDGFSAKVSKNRLFFKTLVRQEGWNWEHVDTKYS, translated from the coding sequence ATGGAAATTTATCTAATTATCGGAATAATCCTGTATGTCGCCATAGTTCTGGATATTCTGCAAACCACTTTATCCATGCAGGGCGGGGGTTGGCTTACCAGCCGTTTTTCACATTTTTTCTGGAAGTTTTTATTGCTGATTTCTGGCAGGAACGGTAATTCTAAATTGCTGGCCCATGCGGGTTATTTTCTACTAATTTCTATTGTGCTAATCTGGGTATTCTTTTTATGGGCGAGCATGGTTTTTATACTTTATTCTTCTCCTGGCTCTATTATAGATAGTACCACAAAAATTCCGGCCGGTTTCTGGCAAATTACGTATTATAGTGGATTTACGGTTTCAACTTTAGGAATGGGGGATTATGTAGCCTCCACCGATCTTTGGAGGGTACTTACCACTATATATTCCTTTACAGGGCTTATTCTCCTCACCATGTCTGTCACCTATTTTATTCCGGTCCTTTCAGCAGTCATAGACCAGCGTAAACTTGGCATAAGTTTAAGTACACTGGGAAGCAGTCCCGAAGAAATTGTAATGAGTGCCTGGAATGGTGAAAATTTCGATCGGCTAACAGGTAAAATTGATGAAATTTCAGACTCCATAATCAAATATAGCCAGCAACACCGGGCTTACCCGGTAATTCACTATTTTCATAATAATAAAGGGAAAAATGCGATTATTCTGCAACTGGCAAGGCTTTATGAAGCTTTGTTGATTATTTCAGATCAAATTAAAGAGGAATTCAGACCTGATTCTAAAGACATAAAACCACTAATAGTAGCTTATGATAATTATTTTGAAGTAATCGCCGAGGTAACCCACATGAGGCTCTTACCTTCGGGCCCTCCGGCTTCAACTACTCATAGGCTTTTAGAAAAGGAACTTATACTGGAGAATTTTGATACGGATGGGTTTTCAGCAAAGGTGAGCAAAAATCGTCTATTTTTCAAAACTTTAGTGCGTCAGGAAGGATGGAATTGGGAACATGTAGACACAAAATATTCTTAA
- a CDS encoding phage integrase SAM-like domain-containing protein yields MANLKIVLRKNMKKKDGRIPLALRISENYKTNYVWLGHSVFEKDWDNVACKVKKTHPNFKQLNNFLMKRMIEVNDIYFNAEKKITPRQIKQKLKGPDGSKSFFTVATEHIQSKYDTGVFSVAKAQLSILYNIEEFIQLKNSRSKAKIIQEIKQRRLKRVSEARRSKYHWMDGVAYFKKNDNLRFRDIDESFIRKYKTFCSSYLNHKPRTITNQLIFIRTLYNIAIKEGVIAQKYYPFAGEKEKIRISSGNKIGLNVEEIEKIESLELEKYSTIWHTHNIWLFSFYFAGMRISDVIKLKWSDFKDKRLYYVMEKNGKPLSLKIPDKARIIIDYYRPDKKFNNGYLFPFLREVDQTQAEQIYTRTKSTTKLLIKYLKRIAKLCGIDKTLSNHIARHSFGNIAGDRIHPLMLQKLYRHSDLKTTLNYQANFIHRDADEALDSVINF; encoded by the coding sequence ATGGCAAATTTAAAGATTGTTTTGAGGAAAAACATGAAAAAGAAGGATGGAAGGATACCTCTGGCCTTAAGAATTAGCGAAAATTATAAAACGAATTATGTTTGGCTGGGACATTCTGTATTTGAAAAAGATTGGGATAACGTTGCTTGTAAGGTTAAAAAGACTCATCCAAACTTTAAGCAGTTAAATAACTTTTTGATGAAAAGGATGATTGAAGTCAATGATATCTATTTCAATGCAGAGAAAAAAATTACGCCAAGGCAAATAAAACAAAAATTAAAAGGGCCAGATGGCTCTAAATCTTTCTTTACTGTTGCCACTGAACATATCCAAAGTAAATATGACACGGGAGTTTTTTCAGTTGCTAAAGCGCAGTTATCAATACTATATAATATTGAAGAATTTATACAACTAAAGAATTCGAGAAGTAAGGCAAAAATCATCCAAGAAATTAAACAAAGACGGTTAAAGCGAGTGAGCGAGGCAAGAAGATCTAAATATCACTGGATGGATGGCGTTGCATATTTTAAAAAAAATGATAACCTAAGATTCAGGGATATTGACGAATCTTTTATTAGAAAATATAAGACATTTTGTTCTTCTTACCTGAATCATAAACCAAGGACAATAACCAATCAGCTTATTTTCATTAGAACTCTTTATAATATTGCAATTAAAGAAGGAGTAATTGCCCAGAAATATTATCCTTTTGCTGGTGAGAAAGAGAAAATTAGAATATCCTCAGGTAATAAAATTGGATTGAATGTAGAAGAAATTGAGAAGATAGAATCACTCGAATTAGAGAAGTACTCAACTATATGGCATACTCACAACATATGGTTGTTTTCTTTTTATTTTGCCGGGATGCGAATCTCAGATGTAATTAAATTAAAATGGTCTGATTTCAAGGATAAACGTTTATACTATGTCATGGAAAAAAATGGTAAACCTCTAAGTTTAAAAATTCCTGATAAAGCTAGGATTATAATTGATTACTATCGCCCAGATAAGAAATTCAATAATGGATATTTATTCCCTTTTTTACGGGAAGTAGATCAAACTCAAGCCGAACAAATTTATACACGGACAAAGAGTACCACTAAACTTCTCATTAAATATTTAAAAAGAATAGCTAAACTCTGTGGCATTGATAAAACATTATCGAATCATATAGCCCGTCATAGCTTTGGAAATATTGCAGGTGATAGAATTCACCCTTTAATGCTGCAAAAATTATATAGACATAGTGATTTAAAAACCACTTTAAATTATCAGGCAAATTTTATTCATCGTGATGCTGATGAAGCTCTGGATAGTGTTATTAACTTTTAA
- a CDS encoding xanthine dehydrogenase family protein molybdopterin-binding subunit — MIAETKYIGKPTRRVDGIKKVTGNAVYSAEFNPEHLVHGYIINSTISRGKIVAINDKEALKVPGVRQVFTHENIPEEVKINSDYTDPLAPPGNPFRPFYNEDILYNGQPVALIIADTFETAAYAAELVKIDYKKEEGCEVDLKANLQNATREGVPEPPEPRGDADEAYDSSKHKVDVEYYLPRHYQNPMETFATVAIWNEGEQGFTIYDKIQGVGSSQQYIAGIFNLEKEKVRVLSPFVGGGFGSGLRPQYQLFCAAMASKVLNLPVKVVMTRTQMFTFGHRPACLQRLKLSSDESGKLKSINHEAFGETSRFEMFNETVVDWSGMMYQCDNVKLDYQLVPLDVYTPMDMRAPGGATGMYALECAIDELAIEAGVDPLEFRLINYADIDQNEGKPYSSKELRAAFLKASESFGWDNRNAKPGSMHDGNNLVGYGMATGVWEALQQESSAKAILTSEGKLTVSSGTADIGTGTYTIMSQIAAEIVGIPLEDVEFQLGDSSLPKAPIEGGSWTASSVGSAVKLVCHALQKKIFGYAQQSFLEELKGAMFEDAEFSNRHLSVKSTRLSYSEILAASGQKSVETSFNSQPADDRSKYSCYSHSCVMVEVHVDKDTKMITVPRVVSAIAGGKILNPKTAESQILGGITWGISMALEEEGMMDSRNGRIMNANLAEYHVAVQADIQDLEVIFVPEHDEIVNPLGAKGLGEIGIVGVASAICNAIYNATGKRVRELPITLDKLV, encoded by the coding sequence ATGATAGCAGAGACAAAATATATAGGGAAACCTACCAGAAGGGTAGATGGGATAAAGAAAGTAACAGGTAATGCTGTATATAGCGCTGAATTCAATCCTGAGCATTTAGTACATGGATATATTATCAATAGTACGATTTCCAGAGGTAAAATTGTTGCTATTAATGATAAGGAAGCTTTGAAAGTACCAGGAGTTCGACAGGTATTTACCCATGAAAATATCCCGGAGGAAGTTAAAATAAATTCAGATTATACAGATCCTCTGGCTCCTCCCGGTAATCCTTTCAGACCGTTTTATAATGAGGATATTCTGTATAATGGACAGCCGGTTGCGCTAATCATTGCAGATACTTTTGAAACTGCCGCTTATGCCGCCGAACTGGTTAAAATAGATTATAAAAAAGAGGAGGGTTGCGAGGTTGATCTTAAGGCTAATCTTCAAAATGCAACCAGAGAGGGCGTTCCTGAACCACCAGAGCCAAGGGGTGATGCCGATGAAGCTTACGACTCTTCAAAACATAAGGTAGATGTAGAATATTATTTGCCTCGACATTATCAAAATCCTATGGAAACCTTTGCGACCGTAGCGATCTGGAATGAAGGGGAGCAGGGCTTTACCATTTATGATAAAATACAGGGAGTTGGAAGTAGTCAGCAATATATTGCTGGGATCTTCAATCTGGAAAAAGAAAAGGTCAGGGTACTTTCTCCTTTCGTAGGTGGGGGATTCGGGTCTGGTTTGAGACCACAATACCAGTTATTCTGTGCTGCAATGGCTTCAAAAGTCCTCAATTTGCCAGTGAAGGTTGTAATGACCAGAACTCAAATGTTCACTTTTGGACACAGGCCTGCCTGTTTACAGAGATTAAAACTATCATCTGATGAATCTGGTAAATTGAAATCAATTAATCATGAGGCATTTGGAGAAACATCAAGGTTCGAAATGTTCAACGAAACCGTTGTGGACTGGTCTGGAATGATGTACCAGTGTGATAACGTTAAACTGGATTATCAACTCGTGCCTTTAGATGTTTATACGCCTATGGATATGCGAGCACCCGGAGGAGCTACAGGAATGTATGCGCTGGAATGCGCTATAGACGAACTAGCAATTGAAGCTGGGGTAGATCCACTGGAGTTCCGTTTAATAAACTATGCTGATATTGATCAAAATGAAGGTAAGCCGTATTCGAGCAAAGAATTAAGAGCTGCTTTTCTCAAGGCATCAGAAAGTTTTGGCTGGGATAATAGAAATGCAAAGCCTGGAAGCATGCATGATGGTAATAATCTTGTAGGTTATGGAATGGCCACCGGAGTCTGGGAAGCTTTACAGCAGGAATCTTCGGCGAAAGCAATTTTAACTTCTGAAGGAAAACTAACGGTTAGTAGTGGAACGGCAGATATTGGTACTGGAACATATACGATCATGTCCCAGATAGCTGCGGAAATTGTAGGTATTCCATTGGAAGATGTAGAATTTCAACTTGGAGACTCTAGTTTGCCGAAAGCTCCAATTGAAGGAGGATCCTGGACAGCATCTTCAGTAGGTTCAGCAGTAAAACTTGTGTGTCATGCACTTCAGAAGAAAATATTTGGATACGCTCAACAGAGTTTTCTAGAAGAGTTGAAGGGTGCAATGTTCGAAGATGCCGAGTTCAGCAATAGACATCTGAGTGTAAAATCTACCAGACTTAGTTATTCTGAAATATTAGCTGCTTCCGGACAAAAATCTGTGGAAACAAGCTTTAATTCTCAACCTGCAGATGATCGTAGTAAATATTCATGCTATTCACATTCCTGTGTTATGGTAGAAGTTCATGTAGATAAGGATACTAAAATGATCACGGTTCCTAGAGTTGTGAGTGCTATAGCAGGAGGTAAAATACTTAATCCTAAGACTGCTGAAAGTCAGATTCTGGGTGGAATTACCTGGGGAATAAGTATGGCGCTTGAGGAAGAAGGAATGATGGATAGTCGTAATGGCCGAATCATGAATGCGAACCTTGCTGAATATCATGTAGCAGTACAAGCAGATATTCAGGATCTTGAAGTGATCTTTGTGCCGGAGCATGATGAAATTGTGAATCCGCTGGGAGCCAAAGGTCTTGGTGAAATTGGTATTGTAGGAGTTGCCTCTGCAATTTGCAATGCGATCTATAACGCTACCGGTAAACGAGTGAGAGAATTGCCCATCACACTTGATAAGTTAGTGTAG